A window from Setaria italica strain Yugu1 chromosome VIII, Setaria_italica_v2.0, whole genome shotgun sequence encodes these proteins:
- the LOC101765371 gene encoding putative disease resistance protein RGA3 isoform X2 → MAELLDEFASKLVGILAGMVKEEVEMLLGVPGEVSKLETTLRDLSHILGDAERKRIRDKATEGWVRELKDVMYDLDDVLDLCQLMEGGEDPPAPTSAPKTTSRFWDIKMFFCFRNPVVAHEIGTKIQAINQRLEDLAKRSSRFRSITQTIHSSADSINKTLTEETGSVFIRSDVVGEKIEDDTKKIVDLLIKKVDAPAGSRVNNDVVVAAAITGIGGIGKTTLAKMVFADSRVEENFEERIWLSVNREFDEINVLQSIIASFGAKHEGCAGNKDLLQRALKDTIRQKKKFLLVMDDVWSENVWYALLREPLSHGASGSRVLVTTRNNGIAHGMKAQHLHRVDKLTTEDAWILLKNQGVQMFLNFLPAF, encoded by the coding sequence ATGGCGGAGCTGCTGGACGAGTTCGCGTCCAAGCTTGTGGGCATCCTGGCAGGCATGgtgaaggaggaggtggagatgcTCCTCGGAGTGCCGGGCGAGGTCAGCAAGCTCGAGACCACGCTCCGTGACCTGAGCCACATCTTGGGTGATGCGGAGAGGAAGCGCATCCGCGACAAGGCTACGGAGGGTTGGGTGAGGGAGCTCAAGGACGTCATGTACGACCTCGATGACGTCCTTGACCTCTGCCAGCTTATGGAGGGCGGAGAAGATCCTCCCGCACCAACATCTGCTCCAAAAACCACCTCAAGGTTCTGGGACATCAAGATGTTCTTTTGCTTCCGCAACCCAGTTGTGGCACATGAGATTGGAACGAAGATCCAAGCAATCAACCAGCGACTGGAAGATCTGGCAAAGAGGAGCTCCCGTTTCAGATCCATCACCCAAACCATCCATTCCTCAGCTGATTCAATCAACAAAACGTTAACCGAAGAGACTGGATCGGTTTTTATCCGGTCTGATGTTGTCGGCGAGAAGATTGAGGATGACACGAAGAAAATTGTTGATCTACTCATCAAGAAGGTGGATGCTCCTGCCGGATCAAGGGTCAATAATGATgtggttgttgctgctgctatcACAGGCATAGGTGGGATAGGCAAAACCACTCTGGCTAAGATGGTCTTCGCTGATAGTAGGGTGGAGGAAAACTTCGAGGAAAGGATCTGGTTGAGCGTTAACCGTGAGTTCGATGAGATCAATGTCCTACAAAGTATTATAGCTTCTTTTGGTGCCAAACATGAAGGTTGTGCGGGAAACAAGGACCTACTTCAGCGTGCCCTTAAGGATACGATCCGGCAAAAGAAGAAGTTTTTGTTGGTGATGGATGATGTGTGGAGCGAAAATGTGTGGTATGCGCTGCTTAGAGAGCCGCTCAGTCATGGTGCTTCTGGCAGTCGAGTCTTGGTGACCACAAGAAATAATGGAATTGCTCATGGGATGAAAGCTCAACATCTCCATCGAGTTGACAAGCTAACCACGGAAGATGCTTGGATTTTGCTAAAGAACCAG